From the Daucus carota subsp. sativus chromosome 8, DH1 v3.0, whole genome shotgun sequence genome, one window contains:
- the LOC108199381 gene encoding uncharacterized protein LOC108199381, with translation MDRKDEQKSSNDNKRDQINTDLNGSSIDDSIDSMNSRRDLRSGEENGLIERLNDVLVEEGDDDLLFREENVLQWLQALDMQVMGACRADERLKPMLKRNGSGGVADDCLLAQLNQHFEPSEVAMLARCLCIPLVSIRVGKIDKQGTRLCPTSTRGNLTLTLLPTSNLRISFIGDEGQIERLATLSSSSNCTSVEIETIPADRSGRSFVMRIASCDNFYFWCSEKSKLLGDELIDKLNNLLTKKPSLAELTGISESRLGCFATRLRSSLGGATMTQNHTNSLALATTLPSDVLDVQFTTSSTKHARPRHYGNQAGKANAFYMGSLSPRSNSFKEGLPRNLSSLKIASKDKFRRRGESHLSLVDNLSSPSQTNSDQTGANQENNLKEFNENISSLTSSFLDSLGKSTELPSLSSAASNIPLSYISPYYCWCPPVTSTLQCAVEPIQLPISSTESFCLPPLSSLLSTSMPSNLLSCESPLKLSEIPSLDFPPFLPDPLVRLPLSMASSQQIATFTPLMCDPIVHIPVIDICSSGPVYLVSAGPTISTSIPSLHPTHPLIPASDSMIESSARETLRLLISRSSQTNSQLMSVFPSVLTSNGEAQSILAHGSRGIYEGGSDVGNIANSIAAMSLVSLSERPVGSSSVFNRCLSQGDMVDQLEKQGGGGSGGTCLDDEGRGLVD, from the exons ATGGACAGAAAAGACGAACAAAAATCATCGAATGATAACAAAAGAGATCAGATTAACACCGATTTGAATGGATCATCGATTGATGATTCGATTGATTCGATGAATTCGAGGAGAGATTTGAGATCTGGCGAGGAGAACGGATTGATTGAGCGATTGAATGATGTGTTGGTTGAGGAAGGAGATGATGATTTGTTGTTTAGAGAGGAGAATGTTTTACAGTGGCTACAAGCTTTGGATATGCAGGTTATGGGAGCGTGTCGTGCGGATGAGCGATTGAAGCCGATGTTGAAGCGGAATGGATCGGGCGGCGTTGCGGATGATTGTTTGCTTGCACAGCTTAATCAG CACTTTGAGCCATCAGAAGTTGCAATGCTCGCTAGGTGTTTGTGTATCCCGCTGGTTTCTATTCGTGTTGGAAAGATCGATAAGCAAGGGACTCGTTTGTGCCCCACCAGTACAAG AGGGAATTTAACCCTTACTCTTTTGCCTACTTCGAATCTGCGGATTTCTTTCATTGGCGATGAAGGTCAGATAGAAAGATTAGCAACCCTGAGTAGCAGCTCAAATTGCACCTCTGTAGAGATTGAAACAATCCCAGCAGACAGATCTGGCCGATCTTTTGTGATGAGGATCGCTTCAtgtgataatttttatttttggtgctCAGAAAAGTCAAAGCTACTTGGAGACGAGTTAATTGACAAG CTGAACaatttgctgacaaagaagccCTCTCTTGCTGAATTAACTGGTATTAGTGAGTCTCGCCTTGGTTGTTTTGCGACACGGCTCCGCTCCTCCCTTGGTGGGGCAACAATGACTCAAAATCACACAAATTCACTAGCCTTAGCTACTACTCTTCCCTCAGATGTGCTAGATGTTCAATTTACAACCTCGTCAACCAAGCATGCACGCCCGCGGCATTATGGCAATCAAGCTGGAAAAGCAAATGCATTCTATATGGGTAGTCTTAGTCCGAGGTCTAATAGTTTCAAAGAGGGTCTACCAAGAAATTTATCCTCTTTGAAAATTGCTTCTAAAGATAAATTCAGGCGTCGTGGAGAAAGCCATCTTTCTTTGGTTGACAACCTTTCTTCTCCGTCACAAACCAACTCGGACCAAACTGGTGCAAATCAAGAGAACAATCTTAAAGAGTTCAATGAAAATATTTCATCTCTCACATCAAGttttctagattcacttggaaAATCTACTGAACTTCCTTCTCTAAGCTCAGCAGCATCGAACATTCCGTTGTCCTATATTTCTCCGTATTATTGCTGGTGTCCTCCTGTCACATCAACGCTGCAATGTGCAGTGGAACCTATACAGTTGCCTATCTCCTCAACTGAATCTTTCTGTTTGCCACCTCTTTCTTCCCTTCTCTCTACCTCTATGCCCTCTAATCTGTTGTCATGTGAGTCTCCTCTGAAGCTGTCTGAAATTCCCTCTTTAGATTTTCCACCGTTTCTTCCTGACCCACTGGTTAGGTTGCCATTGTCTATGGCATCATCACAGCAAATTGCAACGTTCACACCTTTGATGTGTGATCCCATTGTCCACATTCCAGTTATTGACATTTGCTCGTCAGGCCCTGTTTACCTGGTGAGTGCTGGTCCTACTATTTCAACCTCAATACCATCTTTGCACCCAACTCATCCATTAATTCCTGCTAGTGACTCGATGATTGAGAGCAGTGCTAGGGAAACATTGAGGCTGTTGATCAGTCGTTCTAGCCAGACTAACTCACAGTTGATGTCAGTATTTCCCTCTGTTTTAACAAGTAATGGTGAAGCTCAAAGTATACTTGCTCACGGTAGTAGGGGTATATATGAAGGAGGCAGTGATGTTGGCAACATTGCTAACAGCATTGCTGCAATGAGTTTGGTTTCGCTGTCTGAGAGGCCTGTCGGAAGCAGCAGTGTATTTAATAGATGCCTTAGCCAAGGTGACATGGTTGATCAGCTGGAGAAACAGGGGGGAGGTGGATCCGGTGGGACTTGTCTGGATGATGAAGGAAGAGGACTAGTTGATTGA